The following are encoded together in the Onychostoma macrolepis isolate SWU-2019 chromosome 03, ASM1243209v1, whole genome shotgun sequence genome:
- the LOC131534729 gene encoding gastrula zinc finger protein XlCGF9.1-like, translating to MGYGYEEACSSMSCSDECTTKAQDTEEQLSAGRTDFHSQWKPFVSHEKPYEEKPFHFLSHLRIHDEERPFACPQCGKSFRRKGNLLGHMRTHKRESPYSCPQCGKSFRQEGNLKRHPRIHSREKPFTCLSVNRRIHSGEEL from the exons ATGGGTTATGGTTATGAAGAAGCATGCAGCAGCATGAGTTGTTCAGATGAATGCACAACGAAAGCTCAAGATACCGAGGAACAG CTGTCCGCAGGCAGGACAGACTTTCACTCTCAATGGAAGCCTTTTGTGTCACATGAGAAACCCTACGAAGAAAAACCCTTTCACTTTCTGAGTCACTTGAGAATTCACGATGAAGAGCGACCGTTTGCTTGTCCTCAGTGCGGCAAGAGCTTCAGACGCAAAGGAAACCTTCTGGGTCACATGAGAACTCACAAGAGAGAGAGTCCTTACTCGTGTcctcagtgtgggaagagtttcagacAGGAAGGAAACCTGAAGAGACACCCGAGAATCCACAGCAGAGAGAAACCCTTCACCTGCCTGAGCGTGAACAGGAGGATTCACTCCGGAGAGGAGCTGTGA
- the LOC131537414 gene encoding gastrula zinc finger protein XlCGF49.1-like — MYIKEETEDTSCPDQSTTKNEDADEQRVLIEVKEGREELNEVEEKHQHQTPHCFITAERSFSDSQTKKKSRKRKTFTCPRCVKTFTRKGNLLIHIRIHAGESPFSCFQCGKGFTQKGSLKRHLRIHSGEKPFTCLQCGKSFTETGSLKRHT; from the exons atgtATATTAAAGAGGAGACTGAAGACACGAGTTGTCCAGATCAAAGTACAACGAAAAATGAAGATGCTGATGAACAAAGag tcctGATAGAAGTGAAAGAAGGACGTGAAGAACTGAATGAAGTAGAGGAGAAACACCAGCATCAGACGCCTCATTGTTTCATAACTGCAGAAAGATCTTTCAGTGACTCTCAGACTAAAAAGAAGTCACGCAAAAGGAAAACCTTCACCTGCCCTCGATGCGTGAAGACTTTCACACGTAAAGGAAACCTGCTGATTCACATCAGAATTCACGCCGGAGAGAGTCCTTTCTCATGTTTCCAGTGTGGGAAGGGTTTCACGCAGAAAGGAAGTCTTAAGAGACACCTGAGAATCCACAGCGGAGAGAAACCCTTCACCTGCCttcagtgtgggaagagtttcacagaGACGGGAAGCTTGAAGAGACACACATGA